The Psychrilyobacter atlanticus DSM 19335 genome contains a region encoding:
- a CDS encoding NAD(P)/FAD-dependent oxidoreductase, giving the protein MENLYDLIILGAGPAGLSAGLYGARGMMKTLIIEKNMLVGGQISTTSEIENYPGGMISESGTELTMRMKNQAVNFGCEFKTDTIIDLDLESNIKTLTGESGTIYKSKSIILATGASPRLVGAPGEKEYTGRGVSYCATCDGFFVRDLEVFVIGGGDTAVEEAIFLTKFAKKVNIVHRRDKLRAAKSIQEKAFKNEKINFFWDTVVEEMKGDPIRGLESIVLKNKITGEITEHSGGDKPIGVFVLVGNVPNTELLKDKLVVNPGGFLITDEKTLNVKLSSTGDNLEGVYATGDCREKLLYQVITASADGAIAAVVSEKYVEEKFN; this is encoded by the coding sequence ATGGAAAATTTATATGATTTAATTATATTAGGTGCTGGTCCTGCTGGTCTATCTGCCGGTCTTTATGGTGCCAGAGGAATGATGAAAACACTAATAATAGAGAAAAACATGCTTGTAGGAGGTCAAATTTCCACGACATCTGAAATAGAAAATTATCCCGGAGGAATGATATCTGAATCAGGCACAGAACTTACAATGAGGATGAAAAACCAAGCTGTAAATTTTGGATGTGAATTTAAGACTGATACTATCATCGATCTTGATTTAGAATCCAATATAAAAACTCTAACTGGAGAATCAGGAACAATTTATAAATCCAAATCTATTATCCTAGCTACTGGAGCATCTCCTAGATTAGTTGGTGCCCCCGGAGAAAAAGAATATACTGGTAGAGGAGTTTCATATTGTGCTACCTGTGATGGGTTTTTCGTAAGAGATTTAGAGGTCTTTGTCATCGGTGGTGGAGATACCGCAGTAGAGGAAGCTATCTTCTTAACTAAGTTCGCTAAAAAAGTAAATATAGTTCATAGAAGAGATAAGTTAAGAGCTGCCAAATCTATCCAAGAAAAGGCATTTAAAAACGAAAAAATAAACTTTTTTTGGGATACTGTAGTAGAAGAAATGAAGGGAGATCCTATTAGAGGTCTTGAAAGTATCGTTTTAAAGAATAAGATAACTGGAGAAATCACAGAACATAGCGGAGGAGATAAGCCAATCGGCGTATTTGTTCTAGTTGGAAATGTTCCAAACACTGAATTACTCAAAGACAAACTGGTAGTTAATCCTGGTGGATTCTTGATTACAGATGAAAAAACTCTAAATGTAAAACTTTCTTCTACTGGAGATAATTTAGAAGGTGTATATGCTACAGGTGACTGCAGAGAAAAATTATTATATCAGGTTATAACTGCTTCTGCTGATGGTGCTATAGCTGCTGTAGTCAGTGAGAAATATGTAGAAGAAAAATTTAACTAA
- a CDS encoding outer membrane beta-barrel protein encodes MKKLLLIGLLVGTATTAMADKYIETRIGLNGFGTYNHDNSSTVYKEKTSGVGVDFAAEIMNSVNDNLYLGAGIAYQINQENKNANDPLFKSVPVYGALKYKIGYLGDSSWETFLKANLGYSFNMKDGGDHTPKDGLYYALGGGVENDGVVLEVSYQDTHSKVHKTNYDYSRWTFGIGYRFR; translated from the coding sequence ATGAAAAAATTATTATTGATAGGACTGTTAGTAGGAACTGCTACTACAGCTATGGCAGACAAGTATATAGAAACAAGAATCGGATTAAATGGTTTTGGTACGTATAACCATGATAACTCCAGCACTGTTTACAAAGAGAAAACTTCTGGTGTAGGAGTAGATTTTGCAGCGGAGATCATGAACTCTGTAAATGACAACCTATATCTAGGTGCAGGTATCGCATACCAGATTAACCAAGAAAATAAAAATGCAAATGATCCTTTATTCAAATCTGTCCCAGTTTATGGTGCGTTAAAATATAAAATTGGATATTTAGGGGACTCTTCTTGGGAAACTTTCCTTAAAGCTAATTTAGGTTACTCATTTAATATGAAAGATGGAGGAGATCACACTCCTAAAGATGGATTATACTATGCCCTTGGTGGCGGAGTAGAAAATGATGGAGTAGTATTGGAAGTTTCATATCAAGACACCCATTCTAAGGTACATAAAACAAACTATGATTATTCTAGATGGACATTTGGAATTGGTTATAGATTTAGATAA
- a CDS encoding GTP-binding protein, which translates to MNLITVSGPPSSGKTALIIKTIENLKSRGVKVGVVKFDCLYTDDDILYEKIGVPVKKGLSASLCPDHYFVSNIEEVTQWGIKQGLDLLITESAGLCNRCSPYIQDIKAICVIDNLSGINTPKKIGPMLKTADIVVITKGDIVSQAEREVFMSRVTSVNPRATTMHVNGLTGQGAYEFSTLIYSKDEELKTLKGKKLRFSMPSALCSYCLGETRIGEEHQMGNVRKINLEDNND; encoded by the coding sequence AGTATCTGGACCCCCTTCATCAGGGAAAACAGCTTTAATTATAAAAACAATAGAAAATTTAAAATCTAGAGGTGTCAAAGTAGGAGTCGTAAAATTCGACTGTTTATACACCGATGACGATATATTATATGAAAAAATTGGTGTCCCTGTAAAAAAAGGATTATCTGCATCACTTTGTCCCGACCACTATTTCGTAAGTAATATAGAGGAAGTAACTCAGTGGGGAATAAAGCAAGGGCTAGACCTTCTTATCACAGAGAGTGCCGGATTATGTAACAGATGTTCACCTTATATCCAAGATATAAAAGCCATCTGTGTTATCGACAATCTAAGTGGAATTAATACCCCTAAAAAAATCGGACCTATGTTAAAAACAGCAGACATTGTTGTAATCACAAAGGGAGATATAGTATCTCAAGCTGAAAGGGAAGTATTTATGTCTAGAGTTACATCTGTAAATCCTAGAGCCACAACTATGCATGTCAACGGATTAACCGGCCAGGGTGCATATGAATTTTCAACTCTTATCTATAGTAAAGACGAAGAGTTAAAAACTTTAAAAGGAAAAAAATTGAGATTCTCTATGCCTTCTGCTCTATGTTCTTATTGTTTAGGAGAGACTAGAATAGGTGAAGAACATCAAATGGGTAACGTCAGAAAAATAAATTTGGAGGATAACAATGATTAA
- a CDS encoding ATP-binding cassette domain-containing protein: MIDFLGVEEDKGVQSITLKPGFNKYKEAETFNELTINKGEIIAIVGPTGSGKSRLLADIEWGANADTPTNRTVLIDGKAMDIQSRFSSNNKLVAQLSQNMNFVMDLSVEEFVELHAKSRMVENEKEIIEKIFNKANELAGEKFSLDTPITSLSGGQSRALMIADVAILSKSPIVLIDEIENAGIDRKKALDLLVGEEKIVLMATHDPILALMGDKRIIISNGGIDKVMEITTEEKAILHKLESLDEVIQGMRTKLRYGQELEANFEIIKN, translated from the coding sequence ATGATAGATTTTTTAGGAGTCGAAGAGGATAAAGGTGTTCAAAGCATCACTCTAAAGCCTGGATTTAACAAATATAAGGAAGCGGAAACTTTTAACGAATTAACTATAAATAAAGGTGAGATAATAGCCATCGTTGGTCCTACTGGAAGTGGAAAAAGTAGATTATTAGCCGATATTGAATGGGGAGCTAACGCTGATACTCCTACAAATAGAACTGTTCTTATCGACGGTAAAGCTATGGATATTCAAAGTAGATTTTCCAGCAACAACAAGTTAGTAGCACAACTGTCACAAAATATGAACTTTGTCATGGACCTTAGTGTAGAAGAGTTTGTCGAACTCCACGCCAAAAGTAGAATGGTAGAAAACGAAAAAGAAATTATAGAGAAAATATTTAATAAAGCCAATGAACTAGCTGGAGAAAAATTCTCTTTAGATACTCCTATCACCAGTCTTAGTGGTGGTCAATCTAGAGCTCTTATGATTGCTGACGTTGCTATCTTAAGTAAATCACCAATTGTACTTATAGATGAGATAGAAAATGCCGGTATCGACAGAAAGAAAGCACTGGATCTATTAGTAGGAGAAGAAAAGATAGTTCTTATGGCTACCCATGACCCTATCCTGGCTCTTATGGGGGACAAAAGAATCATCATCAGTAATGGTGGAATCGATAAAGTTATGGAGATAACAACCGAAGAAAAAGCTATCTTACACAAATTAGAGTCTTTGGATGAAGTTATCCAAGGAATGAGAACTAAACTTAGATATGGCCAAGAATTAGAAGCAAACTTTGAAATAATAAAAAATTAG
- a CDS encoding HU family DNA-binding protein, with product MKEKILKLLVKSEPLKTGDIAKILKVDSKEVTKALKALKKEEKIISPKRCFYTVEKVEEKLVVNKKEFISLYKEKGTFKTKVEAETNLNAFMDLIGELLTSGKEVNFTGWGKFKVAEREERKGRNPQTGKEITIAAKKLIKFKSGKKLDEKVNN from the coding sequence ATGAAGGAAAAAATTTTAAAGTTGTTAGTTAAATCTGAGCCACTAAAGACTGGGGATATCGCTAAGATTTTGAAGGTTGACAGTAAGGAAGTTACCAAAGCTCTAAAAGCCTTGAAAAAGGAAGAAAAAATTATTTCTCCTAAAAGGTGTTTCTACACAGTTGAAAAAGTGGAAGAGAAGTTAGTTGTAAATAAAAAAGAATTTATTTCTCTTTATAAAGAAAAGGGAACTTTTAAAACTAAAGTGGAAGCCGAAACAAATTTAAATGCCTTCATGGATCTTATAGGAGAGTTGCTAACTTCTGGAAAAGAAGTGAATTTTACAGGGTGGGGAAAGTTTAAGGTGGCTGAAAGAGAAGAAAGAAAAGGAAGAAATCCTCAAACTGGAAAAGAGATCACTATTGCTGCAAAAAAATTAATTAAATTTAAATCAGGAAAAAAATTAGATGAGAAAGTGAATAATTAA